A section of the Virgibacillus sp. NKC19-3 genome encodes:
- a CDS encoding DUF485 domain-containing protein — MSIESDYKMEYEAEKKTDFVKVAKSSSFKQLIKARKKFIVPLTIFFFIFYFMLPVLTSYTTFMNAMAIGDISWAWIYAFAQFVMTWILCIVYVKKSASFDKQSNQIIEEQLKKEE, encoded by the coding sequence ATGAGTATTGAAAGCGATTACAAAATGGAATATGAAGCAGAGAAAAAAACAGATTTTGTGAAAGTAGCTAAAAGTAGTAGCTTTAAACAATTGATTAAAGCAAGGAAGAAATTCATTGTCCCATTAACGATCTTTTTCTTCATCTTTTATTTTATGTTGCCTGTTTTGACTTCCTATACGACATTCATGAATGCCATGGCAATTGGCGACATATCATGGGCGTGGATTTATGCTTTTGCGCAATTTGTGATGACCTGGATTCTTTGCATTGTTTATGTAAAAAAATCTGCTTCCTTTGACAAGCAGTCAAACCAAATTATTGAAGAACAGTTAAAGAAGGAGGAGTAG
- the clpP gene encoding ATP-dependent Clp endopeptidase proteolytic subunit ClpP gives MNLIPTVIEQTNRGERAYDIYSRLLKDRIIMLGSGIDDNVANTIVAQLLFLEAEDPDKDISLYINSPGGSITAGMAIFDTMQFIKPDVSTICTGMAASMGAFLLAAGEKGKRYALPNSEVMIHQPLGGTQGQATDIEIHAKRIIEMKRKMNVILSERTGQPIEVVERDTERDNFMTAEKSVDYGLIDKILERNPNADK, from the coding sequence ATGAATTTAATACCTACAGTAATTGAACAAACAAATCGTGGAGAGCGTGCCTACGATATTTACTCACGCTTATTAAAGGATCGTATTATTATGCTTGGTAGTGGAATCGATGATAATGTAGCCAACACCATTGTAGCACAACTATTATTCTTGGAAGCAGAAGATCCGGATAAAGACATCTCACTTTACATTAACTCACCGGGTGGCTCCATTACAGCTGGTATGGCCATATTTGATACAATGCAATTCATTAAACCTGATGTATCAACTATCTGTACTGGAATGGCAGCATCAATGGGTGCCTTCCTGTTGGCAGCTGGTGAAAAAGGAAAACGATATGCTCTTCCAAATAGTGAAGTGATGATTCACCAACCACTAGGTGGTACACAAGGTCAAGCAACGGATATCGAAATCCATGCAAAACGCATTATTGAAATGAAACGAAAAATGAACGTGATTCTTTCTGAACGTACCGGACAACCAATAGAAGTTGTTGAACGTGATACAGAACGCGATAACTTTATGACTGCTGAAAAATCCGTAGACTATGGATTGATTGACAAAATTCTAGAACGTAATCCAAACGCAGATAAATAA
- a CDS encoding HPr family phosphocarrier protein, whose protein sequence is MVDRTVTVELESGLQARPAALFVQEANRYGAHLFLEKEGKRVNAKSIMGLMSLAITRGEDIMIIADGDDEEIALDHLVRFVSET, encoded by the coding sequence TTGGTTGATCGAACGGTTACAGTAGAATTGGAATCAGGTCTGCAAGCAAGACCAGCTGCACTATTTGTGCAGGAGGCAAACAGATATGGTGCACATTTGTTTCTTGAAAAAGAAGGTAAAAGAGTCAATGCGAAAAGCATTATGGGTCTAATGAGCTTGGCCATAACCCGTGGAGAGGACATTATGATTATTGCAGATGGTGATGATGAAGAAATTGCACTAGATCACTTAGTACGTTTTGTTTCGGAAACATAA
- a CDS encoding dipeptide epimerase has protein sequence MITDVTVTHTRNKLKEPFITAIRSVDEIETLTITVETDDGFYGVGAASPTLKITGDSLESIQSAVRGPIKQAIIGTPLKSLEHLVTKVRDACVGNTSAKAAVDIALYDLFSRKYQLPMYQLLGGYQREITTDMTLSIGEEAEMAAKAKSLVQQGFSALKVKLGGEFQEDLSRMRRLRQTVGESIQLRIDANQSWDAKTAVRFIRMLEEEQLDIEFIEQPVKAADFKGLAYVTNAVHTPIMADESLFSAADALRLVQMAACDLFNIKLMKTGGIREAIVIADIAEAAGIPCMIGSMMESPISVSAAVHLACGHRNIIYADMDAPLWLEKLEDTLVDGMISYNGPRISCLER, from the coding sequence ATGATTACAGATGTAACAGTAACACATACGAGAAATAAGCTAAAAGAGCCATTCATTACTGCGATTCGGAGCGTAGATGAAATAGAAACACTTACCATAACAGTTGAAACCGATGATGGGTTTTATGGAGTTGGAGCAGCATCGCCAACTTTAAAAATAACTGGCGATTCCTTAGAAAGTATACAGAGTGCTGTCAGAGGTCCAATTAAACAAGCAATTATCGGTACACCGCTAAAGTCTTTGGAACATTTAGTTACAAAGGTGAGAGATGCCTGTGTTGGTAATACAAGTGCAAAGGCAGCAGTTGATATCGCTTTGTATGATTTGTTTTCCAGAAAATATCAACTTCCGATGTATCAACTCTTAGGTGGATATCAAAGAGAAATTACGACAGATATGACACTGAGTATCGGAGAAGAAGCTGAAATGGCTGCAAAAGCGAAGTCATTAGTACAGCAAGGATTTAGCGCATTAAAGGTAAAACTTGGAGGGGAGTTTCAGGAGGATTTATCACGAATGAGGCGGTTGCGCCAGACAGTTGGTGAATCCATTCAGTTGCGAATTGACGCAAATCAGAGCTGGGATGCGAAGACTGCCGTCCGTTTTATCCGGATGCTTGAGGAGGAACAGCTTGATATTGAATTTATTGAACAACCGGTGAAGGCTGCCGATTTTAAAGGATTAGCCTATGTAACAAACGCTGTCCATACACCAATTATGGCAGACGAAAGTCTCTTTTCTGCAGCAGATGCACTTAGGCTGGTTCAAATGGCTGCCTGTGATTTATTTAATATTAAACTGATGAAAACTGGTGGGATTCGCGAAGCAATTGTAATAGCAGATATTGCTGAGGCTGCCGGCATTCCATGTATGATCGGCAGTATGATGGAATCGCCGATTTCTGTTTCAGCAGCCGTACATCTAGCCTGTGGACATCGTAACATTATTTATGCTGATATGGACGCTCCGCTTTGGTTGGAAAAGTTGGAAGATACATTGGTAGATGGTATGATTTCCTACAATGGGCCGCGGATTTCTTGTTTGGAAAGATGA
- a CDS encoding DUF819 family protein translates to MIQDTFLYISVLIALAAVIVWIEKSTSSKFFKYVPGIVLLYLTAALLRTFGVFGDTEVMSEANSNLRDILLPAMIVLMLINCDLRKLRKLGGKMLLGYATAAISIVVGFTAVYTIFSNWYAPDTWQAFGALSGSWTGGSANMVAIQGILDVPENIFGYALIMDTVNYSVWVMFLFWLVPFASKINKWTGARTDHLDQVQVELEEDNTNNSVGFKEMMVMLAFGLLVSAIGARIGEALPEIGTVINATTWTITIAAVIGLVLATTRFSKMAGSMDIANVMLYIIIALIASNADFSQLFQAPIYIISGFLILFIHLVVMVLLGKVFKLDLFTLGIASLANIGGMASAPMLAGYYNRALIPVGVIMALLGSFLGTYIGLFVSQILSMI, encoded by the coding sequence GTGATACAGGATACGTTTTTATACATCAGTGTACTAATTGCATTAGCAGCAGTGATCGTTTGGATAGAAAAGTCAACATCGAGTAAATTTTTTAAGTATGTTCCAGGTATTGTCCTACTATATCTTACTGCCGCGCTACTTCGGACATTTGGCGTGTTTGGGGATACGGAGGTGATGAGTGAGGCCAATTCGAATCTTAGGGATATCCTGCTTCCTGCTATGATTGTTCTTATGCTGATCAATTGTGACCTGCGTAAACTCCGTAAATTGGGGGGAAAGATGCTCCTTGGATATGCAACGGCTGCCATTAGTATTGTGGTGGGTTTTACCGCTGTTTACACTATTTTCAGCAATTGGTATGCTCCGGATACATGGCAGGCTTTTGGTGCGTTGTCCGGGAGCTGGACTGGCGGTTCTGCAAATATGGTCGCCATCCAGGGTATACTGGATGTCCCTGAAAATATATTTGGATATGCTTTGATTATGGATACGGTCAATTACTCTGTTTGGGTGATGTTTTTATTCTGGCTTGTCCCATTTGCATCAAAGATTAATAAGTGGACAGGTGCAAGGACGGACCATCTTGATCAGGTGCAAGTCGAACTGGAAGAAGATAATACGAACAACTCCGTTGGTTTTAAAGAAATGATGGTTATGCTTGCATTTGGGCTACTAGTTTCAGCAATTGGTGCTAGAATTGGAGAGGCTTTACCAGAAATAGGTACCGTGATTAATGCTACTACCTGGACCATTACGATTGCTGCTGTCATTGGGCTTGTATTAGCAACGACTCGATTTTCCAAAATGGCTGGATCCATGGATATTGCTAATGTAATGTTGTATATCATCATTGCATTGATTGCATCCAATGCAGATTTCAGCCAATTATTCCAAGCACCAATCTATATTATCAGCGGATTTCTAATTTTATTTATTCATTTAGTAGTAATGGTATTATTAGGCAAAGTTTTCAAGCTTGATTTGTTTACATTAGGAATTGCAAGTCTTGCTAATATTGGCGGCATGGCATCTGCGCCAATGCTTGCCGGTTACTATAATCGTGCCCTTATTCCCGTTGGTGTTATCATGGCACTACTGGGGTCATTCCTTGGCACCTATATAGGTCTTTTTGTTTCCCAAATCCTTTCCATGATATAA
- a CDS encoding DUF3870 domain-containing protein — translation MYGDHMIYIIGDAKAPSNNPITKQYNGFFIGLVINKETHEIVDFDCSATIELTVRFLRSLFIKENMTDTTTIVNKIESRYFGSSQKGIIVAYKDALKKYKQIISDTASLH, via the coding sequence ATGTATGGGGACCACATGATTTACATTATTGGAGATGCTAAAGCTCCCTCCAATAATCCTATTACAAAGCAATATAATGGCTTTTTTATTGGATTGGTCATTAATAAAGAAACACATGAAATTGTAGATTTTGATTGTTCGGCTACGATTGAATTAACCGTTCGTTTTCTCAGGTCTTTGTTTATAAAAGAAAACATGACAGATACTACCACGATTGTTAACAAGATAGAATCCCGATATTTCGGCTCATCCCAAAAAGGAATAATCGTGGCGTATAAAGATGCATTGAAGAAATATAAACAAATCATTTCGGATACTGCTTCACTACATTAA